Proteins encoded within one genomic window of Spirulina major PCC 6313:
- a CDS encoding mechanosensitive ion channel family protein: protein MPPELTLDNLEQLLRINYLQQLLFELQEIIATFGLKLFVAIIIAFIGFRGARLLQHTTQNLMRKAGIDETLVSFAVHLTYFGSLTFVAVIVLGHLGIQTTAIIAALTSGFFAVGLALQGSLSNFAAGVLIIIFRPFRVNDYIEGGEVEGTVEEIQILTTKLRTLQNIVVVIPNSKLTNEKIINYSSKPYRRIDLVFGVSYRSDIDQVKQILWEIVKAEPLITHDPPPFIGVLTLNESSVDFAVRPYVRQQDYWTVWFNITETVKKRFDANGIQIPFPQRDVHLFQAR from the coding sequence ATGCCGCCAGAGTTAACCCTAGACAACCTTGAACAACTCCTCCGCATCAACTATTTACAGCAGCTTCTCTTTGAACTTCAGGAAATCATCGCCACCTTTGGGTTGAAACTCTTCGTCGCGATCATCATTGCCTTTATCGGCTTTCGTGGGGCGCGACTCCTCCAGCACACCACCCAAAACCTGATGCGCAAAGCAGGCATTGACGAAACCCTCGTTTCCTTTGCCGTCCACCTCACCTACTTTGGCTCCCTCACCTTCGTGGCCGTCATCGTCCTCGGCCATTTAGGCATCCAAACCACCGCCATTATTGCCGCCCTCACCTCTGGCTTCTTTGCCGTTGGCTTGGCCCTCCAAGGCTCTCTATCTAACTTTGCGGCGGGGGTTTTAATTATTATTTTTCGACCCTTTCGTGTGAATGACTATATCGAAGGTGGCGAAGTGGAAGGAACCGTCGAAGAAATCCAAATTCTCACCACCAAACTTCGCACCCTCCAAAATATCGTCGTCGTCATTCCCAACTCAAAACTCACCAACGAAAAAATCATTAACTACTCCAGCAAACCCTACCGCCGCATTGATCTCGTCTTCGGGGTGAGTTACCGCTCCGATATTGATCAAGTCAAGCAAATTCTTTGGGAAATCGTTAAAGCCGAACCCCTGATTACCCATGATCCGCCGCCCTTTATCGGGGTGTTGACGCTCAATGAAAGTTCAGTGGATTTTGCGGTGCGCCCCTATGTGCGTCAACAGGACTATTGGACGGTGTGGTTTAACATTACGGAAACCGTGAAAAAACGGTTTGATGCCAACGGAATTCAGATTCCCTTTCCACAGCGGGATGTGCATTTATTCCAAGCTCGCTAA
- the psb30 gene encoding photosystem II reaction center protein Ycf12/Psb30, with amino-acid sequence MDALFSFFGGINYEVIFQLGFLGLIVIAGPVVVFLLAFNGGDI; translated from the coding sequence ATGGATGCTTTATTTAGCTTTTTCGGTGGAATCAACTACGAAGTCATTTTTCAACTAGGATTTTTAGGACTCATTGTGATCGCAGGGCCCGTTGTTGTCTTCCTGCTTGCATTCAATGGGGGCGACATCTAG
- a CDS encoding YkgJ family cysteine cluster protein has protein sequence MAQWLCIQNCGACCHLDPSDRPDLADYLTPAQLEQYLAMVGENGWCQHYDHEARICTIYADRPSFCRVRPDTFATLYDVTIEEFDAFAIDCCEQQITGVYGPSSPELERYEAATQDDD, from the coding sequence ATGGCCCAATGGCTTTGCATTCAGAACTGTGGCGCGTGCTGCCATCTTGATCCGAGCGATCGCCCCGACTTAGCCGACTATCTCACCCCTGCTCAATTAGAGCAATATCTCGCCATGGTGGGGGAAAATGGCTGGTGTCAACATTACGATCACGAGGCTCGGATTTGCACGATCTACGCCGATCGCCCCTCCTTTTGTCGGGTGCGTCCGGATACCTTCGCAACCTTGTATGATGTGACGATTGAGGAATTTGATGCCTTTGCGATTGACTGTTGTGAACAGCAGATTACCGGTGTCTATGGGCCGAGTAGCCCTGAACTCGAACGCTACGAAGCGGCAACACAGGACGACGATTAG
- a CDS encoding AI-2E family transporter, translating into MNFGKWLGFCCLVIALYILWQIHQLLLLIFSAVVLATALNRLVRKVLEWGVPKRGTAVGLTLLIVLVATVLFFWLVVPPFVDQFQTLIDLLPRAFSQVRSQIVQLERFSDLAVDPPTWRDLLNQLQPLGSVLLSFFSSSVATLLQLLLVLVLTLMMLANPPDYRQAFIQLFPSFYRRRTDAILTHCETALGSWLEGMVINCLFIGIMSGVGLLVLRVDFVLVHALLAGVLNFIPNIGPVTSAIFPMMVALLDAPWKVLAVLIWYLVIQNIESYWLSPTVMAKQVSLLPAVTLTAQIFFARSFGLLGLILALPLTVVVKVWVEDVLFADVLDRWQLSPVVDVDSTEPAALTPPEDLPALLPDEG; encoded by the coding sequence ATGAATTTCGGGAAATGGCTGGGATTTTGTTGTTTGGTGATTGCCCTCTATATCCTGTGGCAAATTCATCAACTGTTGCTGTTGATTTTTTCGGCGGTGGTGTTGGCAACGGCCCTGAATCGCTTGGTGCGGAAGGTGTTGGAGTGGGGTGTGCCGAAGCGGGGGACAGCGGTGGGGCTGACGCTGCTGATTGTGCTGGTGGCGACGGTGCTGTTTTTCTGGCTGGTGGTGCCGCCCTTTGTGGATCAGTTTCAAACTCTGATTGATTTGCTGCCCCGTGCCTTTAGTCAGGTGCGATCGCAAATCGTCCAACTCGAACGCTTCTCCGACCTCGCTGTTGACCCTCCCACCTGGCGCGACCTCCTCAACCAACTCCAGCCCCTCGGCTCGGTGCTGCTCAGTTTCTTTTCCAGTTCCGTTGCCACCCTCCTACAGTTGCTCTTGGTGCTCGTCCTCACCCTGATGATGCTGGCCAATCCCCCCGACTACCGCCAAGCCTTCATTCAACTGTTCCCCTCCTTCTATCGTCGCCGCACCGATGCCATCCTCACCCATTGCGAAACCGCCCTCGGCAGTTGGCTCGAAGGGATGGTAATTAATTGCCTGTTTATCGGGATTATGAGCGGTGTGGGTCTCTTAGTCTTGCGGGTTGATTTTGTCCTAGTTCACGCTTTGCTCGCGGGGGTGCTGAATTTTATTCCCAACATTGGCCCGGTGACGAGTGCCATTTTTCCGATGATGGTGGCGTTGCTTGATGCGCCGTGGAAAGTGTTGGCGGTGCTGATTTGGTATTTGGTGATTCAGAATATTGAGAGCTATTGGCTCTCACCAACGGTGATGGCCAAACAGGTGTCGCTCCTGCCGGCGGTGACGCTGACAGCGCAGATTTTCTTTGCGCGATCGTTTGGCCTGTTGGGGCTGATTTTGGCGTTGCCGTTAACGGTGGTAGTTAAGGTCTGGGTGGAAGATGTCTTGTTTGCGGATGTCCTCGATCGCTGGCAACTGTCGCCAGTGGTGGATGTTGATTCTACCGAACCCGCTGCTCTCACGCCCCCGGAGGATCTCCCCGCCCTGTTACCCGATGAAGGATGA
- a CDS encoding endonuclease MutS2, which translates to MIHAETLDLLDWPRLCQHLATFTATELGAIAARHLPIPTTQAESQTLLTQTQEAYALEDRLPQGIPFKGIHDFGDALERAERQGVLKGDELLKIATTLAGARQLRRLIADQEDTPSLETLVADLRTYPELEQAIHHCIDERGDVTDRASEKLVAVRGQLKGVRDRIQEKLQRIIQRQGGALQQAVITQRGDRFVLAVKAPQKDHIPGIVHDTSSTGSTLYIEPHSIVEWGNTLRQLQRQEEREIEIILRQLTEQVAEVLEDLELLLAIVTVLDLATARARYGLWLEANPPRFIAATDAITLRQLRHPLLVWQAQREQGEAVIPINVQIRPDIRVVAITGPNTGGKTVTLKTIGLMALMAKVGMFIPAREPVELPWFDGVFADIGDEQSLEQSLSTFSGHIRRISRIFDQMSDQSLVLLDEVGAGTDPTEGSALATALLYHLADRVRLAIATTHYGELKALKYQDARFENASVEFDEATLAPTYRLLWGIPGRSNALSIAQRLGLSEAIITAAKAQMGNESEDVNQVIAGLEAQRRQQEEKAQEAEKLVAEAERFYREVSERAQLLQEREQDLKRSQELAVTAAITEAKSEIAQVIRDLQQRPKKGQTAQKATDAINAIAQRHLPKAEPKRKPGYYPKVGEKIRIPRLGQTAEVLALEENEKAIVQFGLMKTTIPLSDIESLDGKTVEPPESPKAKTPPPPKTPAPRAMVRSDRNTLDIRGHRVSQMESDVETGIKHATDLGILWIIHGKGTGKLRQGVHDFLATHPQVERFELAPQNEGGSGVTVAYLL; encoded by the coding sequence TTGATTCACGCTGAAACCCTCGATCTCCTCGACTGGCCGCGCCTGTGCCAACACCTCGCCACCTTCACCGCGACGGAATTGGGTGCGATCGCAGCCCGCCATCTGCCCATCCCCACCACCCAGGCCGAAAGCCAAACCCTCCTCACCCAAACCCAAGAAGCCTACGCCCTCGAAGACCGCTTACCCCAGGGCATTCCGTTTAAAGGGATTCACGATTTTGGGGATGCCCTCGAACGGGCCGAACGCCAAGGGGTGCTCAAAGGAGATGAACTGCTGAAAATCGCCACGACCCTAGCCGGGGCGCGACAGTTGCGGCGGTTGATTGCCGACCAAGAGGATACGCCCAGCCTTGAAACCCTGGTGGCTGACCTGCGCACCTATCCGGAACTAGAACAGGCGATTCACCATTGCATTGATGAGCGGGGCGATGTGACCGATCGCGCCAGTGAAAAGCTCGTGGCGGTGCGGGGGCAGTTGAAAGGGGTGCGCGATCGCATCCAAGAAAAACTCCAGCGGATCATCCAACGTCAAGGCGGGGCCTTGCAACAAGCGGTGATCACCCAGCGGGGCGATCGCTTCGTCCTCGCCGTCAAAGCCCCCCAAAAAGACCACATCCCCGGCATCGTCCACGACACCTCCAGCACCGGATCGACCCTCTACATCGAACCCCACAGCATTGTGGAATGGGGTAACACACTCCGCCAACTCCAACGCCAAGAAGAGCGCGAAATTGAAATCATTCTGCGGCAACTCACGGAGCAAGTGGCCGAGGTGTTGGAGGATTTAGAACTACTGCTTGCGATCGTCACGGTGTTGGATCTGGCCACCGCCCGCGCCCGCTATGGTCTTTGGCTCGAAGCCAATCCCCCCCGCTTCATCGCTGCCACCGACGCGATCACCCTGCGACAACTGCGCCACCCCCTCCTCGTTTGGCAAGCCCAACGGGAACAGGGCGAAGCGGTGATCCCGATTAACGTCCAAATTCGCCCCGATATTCGCGTTGTGGCGATCACCGGGCCCAATACCGGCGGCAAAACCGTGACGCTCAAAACCATTGGGTTAATGGCGTTGATGGCGAAAGTGGGGATGTTCATTCCGGCGCGAGAGCCGGTGGAATTGCCGTGGTTTGATGGTGTCTTTGCGGATATTGGCGATGAGCAATCGTTAGAACAGAGCTTATCCACATTTTCCGGGCATATTCGCCGCATTAGCCGCATTTTCGACCAAATGAGTGATCAATCCTTGGTGTTGCTCGATGAGGTGGGGGCGGGCACTGATCCGACGGAGGGGAGCGCGTTGGCGACGGCGTTGCTGTACCATTTGGCGGATCGGGTGCGATTGGCGATCGCCACCACCCACTACGGCGAATTAAAGGCGTTGAAATATCAAGATGCCCGCTTTGAAAATGCCTCCGTGGAATTTGACGAAGCCACCCTCGCCCCCACCTATCGGCTCCTGTGGGGGATTCCGGGGCGCTCGAATGCCCTTTCCATTGCCCAACGCTTGGGCTTGAGTGAGGCGATTATTACCGCTGCCAAGGCGCAAATGGGCAACGAGTCCGAGGATGTCAATCAGGTGATTGCCGGACTCGAAGCCCAACGCCGCCAACAGGAGGAAAAAGCCCAGGAAGCGGAAAAACTCGTAGCCGAGGCGGAGCGGTTCTATCGGGAGGTGTCGGAGCGGGCGCAACTGTTGCAGGAACGGGAACAGGATTTGAAGCGATCGCAAGAACTGGCCGTCACTGCTGCGATCACCGAGGCTAAATCCGAAATTGCCCAGGTGATCCGCGACCTCCAACAGCGCCCGAAAAAAGGCCAAACCGCCCAAAAAGCCACCGACGCGATTAATGCGATCGCCCAGCGTCACCTCCCCAAAGCCGAACCGAAACGCAAACCCGGTTACTACCCCAAAGTCGGCGAAAAAATCCGCATTCCCCGCCTAGGTCAAACAGCGGAAGTCTTGGCCCTAGAGGAAAACGAGAAAGCGATCGTCCAGTTCGGCTTAATGAAAACCACGATCCCCCTCAGCGACATCGAATCCCTCGACGGCAAAACCGTCGAACCCCCCGAATCCCCGAAAGCCAAGACCCCACCACCGCCGAAAACCCCTGCCCCTCGCGCCATGGTCAGGAGCGATCGTAACACCCTCGACATTCGCGGCCATCGTGTCAGCCAAATGGAATCGGACGTAGAAACGGGCATCAAACACGCCACCGACCTCGGCATTCTCTGGATCATTCACGGCAAAGGCACGGGCAAACTCCGCCAAGGCGTTCACGATTTCCTCGCCACCCATCCCCAAGTGGAACGCTTTGAACTCGCCCCCCAAAACGAAGGCGGCAGCGGCGTAACGGTGGCCTATTTACTGTGA
- a CDS encoding type II toxin-antitoxin system VapC family toxin produces MRYLIDTNILLRFVDRSHPLHLTIRNAIRHLHQNEHSLHITSQNCIEFWNVATRPMEKMDLA; encoded by the coding sequence TTGCGTTACCTGATAGACACCAACATTCTGTTGCGATTCGTAGATCGTTCCCATCCTCTGCATTTAACCATTAGAAATGCCATTCGACACCTACACCAAAATGAACACTCACTACACATCACGTCTCAAAACTGTATTGAGTTTTGGAATGTAGCAACTCGTCCGATGGAGAAAATGGATTTGGCTTAA
- a CDS encoding pentapeptide repeat-containing protein, with translation MTLIHRSTEIIKTPRPQFRITPQQLRTTVFALTVSVLSIVTLALVSVVFSLAALARTNKEQTLITLQATRMCRECDLSQVNLAGQHLVGADLRDADLRGADLTGANLEGADLTGANLQGATLTLAMLTGAELTDANLSQTTLHNTILNNAILRGVDFTAATLHNVQLIGAVMDGLILTDARVFNTNM, from the coding sequence ATGACTCTGATTCACCGGTCAACCGAGATCATCAAAACACCGCGACCCCAGTTCCGGATTACTCCACAACAGTTACGCACGACGGTCTTCGCGCTCACGGTTTCAGTCTTGAGCATCGTGACGCTGGCCTTAGTGTCCGTGGTGTTTAGCTTGGCGGCTTTGGCACGTACTAATAAAGAACAAACCTTGATCACCCTCCAGGCTACGCGAATGTGCCGGGAGTGTGATTTGTCCCAGGTCAATCTTGCCGGACAGCATTTGGTGGGGGCGGATCTCCGTGATGCGGATCTGAGGGGGGCAGATTTAACTGGAGCAAATTTGGAAGGGGCTGATTTGACGGGCGCAAATTTACAGGGGGCGACTCTCACCCTGGCGATGCTGACAGGGGCAGAGTTGACGGATGCAAACTTGTCCCAGACAACCCTGCACAATACGATTCTCAATAATGCGATTTTGCGGGGGGTGGATTTCACGGCTGCCACGCTCCATAATGTCCAACTGATTGGTGCGGTGATGGATGGCCTGATTTTGACGGATGCCCGTGTTTTCAATACCAATATGTGA
- a CDS encoding sensor histidine kinase — protein sequence MSLNGVSHVAIATVLVDSGFSRQSVTSLAHVLGLLCLALLFSAVPGTLAYLVANRRHVPCNRLTLMIVLTATFLSLSLLGETWQWFHPHSMGAIALLWITVICGLDLLLMLLPRFEKILSLPSANQLVLVNQVMQREINERKQAEATLKQLNEELEMRVEQRTRALQSTLQKLQLEMLERHEAEAALRTSEATLIDRNTQLEATVRELRATQAQLVQSEKMSSLGQMVAGIAHEINNPVNFIYGNLSHLQEYATTLATILTLYRTYHPELDDQISQICDLEEWEFIQADFSRILQSMDVGTSRICDIVRSLRNFSRLDEAERKYADLHDGLDSTLMILNHRLKAGSDRPEIKIIKQYDQLPALECYPGQLNQVFMNLLANAIDALEEHQPDQPTIAISTEQTDQWITIRIKDNGLGMNSQTLTKVFDPFYTTKPVGRGTGLGLSISYQIIVDKHHGHLQCTSQFGQGTEFQIVLPVAPTHLEAVPNLSPAAHTAPQLISA from the coding sequence ATGAGTCTTAATGGTGTCAGTCATGTCGCGATCGCAACCGTTTTAGTCGATAGTGGATTCTCTCGACAGTCCGTAACCAGCCTCGCTCATGTTTTGGGCTTACTGTGCCTCGCGCTGCTCTTTAGTGCAGTGCCCGGAACCCTCGCGTATTTAGTCGCAAACCGTCGTCATGTTCCCTGCAATCGCCTCACCTTGATGATTGTGTTGACGGCAACGTTCCTGAGCCTCTCCTTGCTCGGCGAAACGTGGCAATGGTTTCATCCCCATTCCATGGGGGCGATCGCGCTCCTGTGGATCACCGTCATCTGTGGGCTGGACTTGCTCTTGATGCTCTTGCCTCGATTTGAGAAGATCCTCTCTCTCCCCAGCGCCAATCAGTTGGTGCTCGTGAATCAAGTCATGCAGCGGGAAATCAATGAACGCAAACAGGCTGAAGCCACCCTCAAACAATTAAACGAAGAACTGGAAATGCGGGTTGAACAGCGCACCCGTGCCCTCCAAAGCACGCTCCAAAAACTCCAGTTAGAAATGCTAGAGCGTCACGAAGCCGAAGCGGCTCTCCGCACCTCTGAAGCCACCTTAATCGATCGCAACACCCAACTCGAAGCCACGGTGCGAGAACTGCGAGCCACCCAAGCCCAGTTAGTCCAGAGCGAAAAAATGTCGAGTCTGGGGCAAATGGTGGCAGGCATTGCCCACGAAATCAATAATCCCGTCAACTTCATCTACGGCAATCTCAGCCATCTCCAAGAATACGCCACGACGTTAGCCACGATTTTGACCCTCTATCGAACCTACCATCCTGAACTTGACGATCAGATTAGTCAGATCTGCGATCTTGAAGAGTGGGAGTTTATCCAAGCTGATTTTTCCCGCATTCTCCAATCCATGGATGTAGGCACGAGTCGGATTTGTGACATTGTGCGATCGCTCCGTAATTTCTCCCGCCTTGACGAAGCCGAACGCAAGTATGCCGATCTGCACGATGGTCTAGATTCCACCCTGATGATTCTCAACCACCGTCTCAAAGCCGGCAGCGATCGCCCCGAAATCAAGATTATTAAACAGTACGATCAGCTACCCGCCCTCGAATGTTATCCCGGTCAACTCAATCAAGTGTTTATGAACTTGTTGGCCAATGCGATCGATGCCCTCGAAGAACACCAACCCGACCAACCCACGATCGCAATTTCCACAGAACAAACGGATCAGTGGATCACGATCCGCATCAAAGACAATGGCCTTGGCATGAACTCCCAAACCTTAACAAAGGTCTTTGATCCCTTCTACACCACCAAACCCGTTGGTCGTGGCACGGGCTTAGGGCTATCCATTAGTTATCAAATCATCGTTGACAAGCACCACGGTCATCTCCAATGCACCTCGCAATTTGGGCAAGGAACTGAATTTCAAATTGTCTTACCCGTTGCCCCCACCCATCTCGAAGCCGTCCCCAATCTCTCGCCTGCTGCCCACACTGCACCCCAATTAATCTCTGCCTAA
- a CDS encoding CAP domain-containing protein, with protein sequence MVSAVMMRSILTTTVLGLGLSYGYPHWFGAGAIASVPPPDFVAQAATPDVEGLLDLINQARSQAGLPPLTLNEQLTAAAQAHAQAMAVDNFFSQTDQTGLYTDERVVNFGYGGRVGENIAAGRANIRWVLEKWLDSPGYRMNLLDPEFTDVGLGYGFNRTSDFNHYWSIVLGAGRDSTPNVPLRSQAVAPDPDGSVLTVINTVRQQACVPTLRLNAALTTVAQDYVGDVAATGTTDWQGMPADLLDTQLAQQASYEAMNVVQLIGQQAQAPDLVAAWQRDQVNREALLRPEYVDVGIGYAVQGDQGASRYWTAILAEPRYPAPLDLTIDPLRREAGSLDDTDATLPADGSVYDIYSFTGQAGQRVAIDLESEAFDTYLFLFNPRDAQIADNDDRSDRSSNSRIVVDLPCNGTYRVMVNSYNANSRGRYTLSIYELGL encoded by the coding sequence ATGGTTTCCGCTGTGATGATGCGTTCAATCTTAACCACAACTGTGCTTGGGTTGGGATTGAGTTATGGATATCCCCATTGGTTCGGGGCAGGTGCGATCGCCAGTGTTCCACCGCCGGATTTCGTGGCCCAGGCCGCTACGCCGGATGTGGAGGGGTTGTTGGACTTGATTAATCAGGCGCGATCGCAGGCGGGCCTGCCTCCCTTAACCCTTAACGAACAATTGACCGCAGCGGCTCAAGCCCACGCCCAAGCGATGGCGGTGGACAACTTTTTTTCCCAAACCGATCAAACCGGTCTCTACACCGATGAACGGGTGGTCAACTTTGGCTATGGGGGCCGCGTCGGGGAAAACATCGCCGCTGGCCGGGCTAATATTCGCTGGGTTTTGGAAAAATGGCTCGATAGTCCCGGCTACCGGATGAATTTGCTCGATCCAGAGTTCACGGATGTGGGCTTGGGGTATGGGTTCAATCGCACCTCGGACTTTAATCACTATTGGTCGATCGTGTTGGGGGCGGGCCGTGACTCAACGCCCAATGTGCCGTTGCGATCGCAGGCTGTGGCCCCTGACCCCGATGGGTCAGTCTTAACGGTGATCAATACAGTCCGACAACAGGCCTGTGTGCCCACGTTGCGCTTGAATGCGGCATTAACGACCGTGGCTCAGGACTATGTGGGGGACGTTGCCGCCACCGGAACCACGGATTGGCAAGGAATGCCGGCGGATCTCCTCGATACCCAACTGGCGCAACAGGCTAGTTATGAGGCGATGAATGTGGTGCAACTGATTGGACAGCAGGCCCAAGCCCCGGATCTGGTGGCAGCATGGCAGCGGGATCAGGTCAATCGGGAGGCATTACTGCGACCGGAATATGTGGATGTGGGGATTGGCTATGCGGTGCAGGGGGATCAAGGCGCGTCCCGCTACTGGACTGCGATTTTGGCGGAGCCACGTTATCCTGCGCCCTTAGACTTGACGATTGATCCCCTCCGTCGCGAGGCTGGCAGTTTAGACGATACCGATGCGACGCTGCCCGCTGACGGCAGTGTGTACGATATCTACAGTTTTACCGGGCAAGCAGGTCAAAGGGTAGCGATCGATCTCGAAAGTGAGGCGTTTGATACCTATCTTTTTCTGTTCAATCCCCGTGATGCTCAGATTGCGGACAATGACGATAGGAGCGATCGCAGTAGTAATTCGCGAATTGTGGTGGATCTGCCCTGCAATGGCACCTATCGGGTGATGGTGAATAGTTACAACGCCAACAGCCGCGGCCGCTATACCTTAAGCATCTACGAATTGGGTTTGTAG
- a CDS encoding class I SAM-dependent methyltransferase, producing MATVLRAWSYRYQWIYDTVSAIASLAVGGEERFRRLPFQGLEITPETRVLDLCCGAAPVTQILVQQSEQVTALDASPQAIARAQARAPQATYVEAFAEQIPLPDAQFDLVHTSAALHEMKPEQLQQILQEVYRVLRPGGVFALVDFHPPTNPLFWPGVAMFLWLFETETAWQLLRTDLATTLQAVGFEQCDRTLYAGGSLQVVQAYKPNS from the coding sequence ATGGCGACAGTTTTACGGGCATGGAGTTACCGATATCAATGGATTTATGACACGGTGTCGGCGATCGCATCCTTGGCCGTGGGGGGAGAAGAGCGATTTCGCCGCTTACCGTTCCAAGGCTTAGAGATTACCCCTGAGACCCGCGTGCTCGATTTATGTTGTGGTGCGGCCCCGGTGACGCAAATTTTGGTGCAGCAGTCGGAGCAGGTGACGGCGTTGGATGCGTCCCCGCAGGCGATCGCCCGCGCCCAAGCCCGCGCCCCCCAAGCCACCTACGTCGAAGCCTTTGCCGAGCAGATACCTCTGCCCGATGCTCAGTTTGATCTCGTCCACACCTCAGCGGCATTACATGAAATGAAGCCGGAACAGTTACAGCAGATTCTCCAGGAGGTGTATCGGGTGCTACGACCGGGGGGCGTGTTTGCCCTGGTGGATTTCCATCCGCCGACGAATCCGCTCTTTTGGCCAGGGGTGGCGATGTTTCTCTGGCTGTTTGAAACGGAAACGGCGTGGCAATTACTGCGCACGGATTTAGCAACAACGTTGCAGGCGGTGGGGTTTGAACAGTGCGATCGCACCCTTTACGCCGGCGGCAGTTTACAAGTAGTCCAAGCCTACAAACCCAATTCGTAG
- the hemH gene encoding ferrochelatase, with amino-acid sequence MDRIGVLLLNLGGPDTLEDVRPFLFNLFADPEIIRLPVPWLQKPLAWFISSRRVSVSQDNYRQIGGGSPLRQITEAQGEALAQQLKDQGTDTKVYIGMRYWHPFTEEAIARIKADNITKLVILPLYPQFSISTTGSSFRLLEQLWQDDPELRQLNYTVVPSWYKHPHYLNAMAQLIAQELDQFENPDPVHIFFSAHGVPLSYVEEAGDPYQKEIEDCTRQIMATLSRPNPYTLAYQSRVGPVEWLKPYTEDALVELGQSGIKQIVVVPISFVSEHIETLQEIDIEYREIAEEAGIHEFRRVPALNTHPEFINALTDLVYTALDQPPKTFAQVVQVGKTKIYPPERWEWGMTTAAEIWNGRLAMLGFLALIVELISGKGLLHFVGLL; translated from the coding sequence ATGGATCGGATAGGAGTCCTGTTATTAAATCTTGGGGGGCCCGACACCCTAGAAGATGTACGCCCCTTCTTGTTTAATCTCTTTGCAGATCCAGAAATCATTCGGCTCCCAGTGCCGTGGTTGCAAAAACCCCTGGCCTGGTTCATCTCCAGTCGTCGCGTCTCCGTCTCCCAAGATAACTATCGCCAAATTGGGGGCGGCTCGCCGCTGCGCCAAATCACCGAAGCCCAAGGCGAAGCCCTTGCCCAACAACTCAAAGACCAAGGCACAGACACCAAGGTCTACATCGGCATGCGCTACTGGCATCCCTTCACCGAAGAAGCGATCGCCCGCATCAAAGCCGACAACATCACCAAACTCGTCATCCTCCCCCTCTATCCCCAGTTCTCAATCAGCACCACCGGCTCCTCATTCCGCCTCCTCGAACAACTGTGGCAAGACGACCCCGAACTCCGCCAACTCAACTACACCGTCGTCCCCTCCTGGTACAAACACCCCCACTATCTCAACGCCATGGCCCAACTGATCGCCCAAGAACTCGATCAGTTTGAAAACCCCGACCCCGTCCATATTTTCTTCAGCGCCCACGGTGTCCCCCTCAGCTACGTCGAAGAAGCCGGCGACCCCTACCAAAAAGAAATCGAAGACTGCACCCGGCAAATCATGGCCACCCTCAGCCGTCCTAACCCCTACACCCTCGCCTATCAAAGTCGCGTTGGCCCGGTGGAATGGCTCAAACCCTACACCGAAGATGCCCTCGTCGAACTCGGCCAATCCGGCATCAAACAGATCGTCGTCGTCCCCATTAGTTTCGTCTCCGAGCACATCGAAACCCTCCAAGAAATCGACATCGAATACCGCGAAATTGCCGAAGAAGCCGGCATTCACGAATTTCGCCGCGTCCCCGCCCTCAACACCCACCCCGAATTTATCAACGCCCTCACCGACCTCGTTTACACCGCCCTCGACCAACCCCCCAAAACCTTTGCCCAAGTCGTCCAAGTGGGCAAAACCAAAATCTACCCCCCCGAACGCTGGGAATGGGGCATGACCACCGCCGCCGAAATCTGGAACGGTCGCCTGGCCATGCTTGGCTTCCTCGCCCTGATTGTGGAACTGATCAGCGGGAAAGGGTTACTCCATTTCGTAGGCTTACTCTAA